Proteins encoded by one window of Bubalus bubalis isolate 160015118507 breed Murrah chromosome 4, NDDB_SH_1, whole genome shotgun sequence:
- the LOC102415507 gene encoding non-histone chromosomal protein HMG-14-like, whose translation MPKTKVSSAEGAAKEEPKTRSARLSAKPAPAKVETKPKKAAGKDKSSGKKVQTKGKRGAKGKQAEVANQETKEDLPAENGETKNEESPASDEAEEKEAKSD comes from the coding sequence ATGCCCAAGACGAAGGTCAGCTCCGCCGAGGGGGCGGCGAAGGAGGAGCCCAAGACGAGGTCGGCGAGGTTGTCAGCTAAACCGGCTCCTGCAAAAGTGGAAACGAAGCCAAAAAAGGCGGCGGGAAAGGATAAATCTTCAGGCAAAAAAGTgcaaacaaaagggaaaagaggagCAAAGGGAAAACAGGCGGAAGTGGCCAACCAGGAGACTAAAGAAGACTTACCTGCAGAAAATGGAGAGACTAAAAACGAGGAGAGCCCAGCCTCTgatgaagcagaagagaaagaagccaagtCTGATTAA